One stretch of Serinicoccus hydrothermalis DNA includes these proteins:
- a CDS encoding NAD(P)-dependent alcohol dehydrogenase — translation MRAIVFTDYQTFPELREVERPTPGPGEVLLKVAGAGACHSDVGLFAEFQSDPTGLLTPPFVLGHETSGWIEELGPGVTGLEKGDAYLVYGPIGCGRCPACSRGQDTYCAQPQTVGYAAAGLGRDGGMAEYLAVPARNLVPLGDADPVAAAPLADAGLTPYHAIKRVLPHLDGGGRTALVIGLGGLGLVAVQILRALTGATVIATDSKPAAMAAAEELGAVTVPSGEGQVERIRELTGGRGVDAVFDIVGVDATMQLAGATVAQRGSVTIVGIGGGTFPWNFFTVPYEVNFSSTYWGTIEDLHEVVAMYRAGQITPAIERYSLDDGLEAYRRLRDGELDARAVIVPHES, via the coding sequence ATGCGCGCGATCGTCTTCACCGACTACCAGACGTTCCCCGAGCTGAGGGAGGTCGAGCGCCCGACGCCCGGCCCCGGCGAGGTGCTGCTCAAGGTGGCGGGCGCCGGCGCCTGCCACTCCGACGTCGGCCTCTTCGCCGAGTTCCAGTCCGACCCGACCGGGCTGCTCACCCCGCCCTTCGTCCTCGGTCACGAGACCTCCGGCTGGATCGAGGAGCTCGGACCGGGCGTCACCGGCCTCGAGAAGGGCGACGCCTACCTCGTCTATGGCCCGATCGGCTGCGGCCGCTGCCCCGCGTGCTCGCGCGGGCAGGACACCTACTGCGCCCAGCCCCAGACCGTCGGGTATGCCGCCGCCGGGCTCGGGCGCGACGGCGGCATGGCGGAGTACCTCGCCGTCCCGGCGCGCAACCTCGTGCCGCTCGGCGACGCCGACCCGGTCGCCGCGGCCCCGCTCGCGGACGCCGGCCTCACGCCCTACCACGCCATCAAGCGGGTGCTTCCCCACCTGGACGGCGGCGGCCGCACCGCCCTGGTGATCGGCCTGGGCGGCCTGGGGCTCGTGGCCGTCCAGATCCTGCGCGCGCTCACCGGCGCCACCGTGATCGCCACGGACTCCAAGCCCGCGGCCATGGCGGCCGCCGAGGAGCTGGGCGCCGTCACGGTGCCCTCCGGCGAGGGCCAGGTCGAGCGGATCCGCGAGCTGACCGGCGGCCGTGGCGTGGACGCCGTCTTCGACATCGTCGGTGTCGATGCCACGATGCAGCTCGCCGGCGCGACGGTCGCCCAGCGCGGCTCTGTCACGATCGTCGGGATCGGCGGCGGCACCTTCCCCTGGAACTTCTTCACCGTGCCCTACGAGGTCAACTTCTCCTCGACCTACTGGGGCACCATCGAGGACCTGCACGAGGTGGTGGCGATGTACCGCGCCGGCCAGATCACGCCCGCGATCGAGCGCTACTCGCTGGACGACGGGCTCGAGGCATACCGACGCCTCCGGGACGGCGAGCTCGACGCGCGCGCCGTCATCGTGCCGCACGAGTCGTGA
- a CDS encoding cold-shock protein: MTEGTVRWFDADRGFGFIALAEDAEDLYVHASEIVGNDSTRVLREGQVVEFEIGEGDRGPQARRVRVTAEQPADAPLGLLGTVSWYEPSKGYGFVTSDDGGDEIFLHSSAIVPGGLVSEGQRVAFLVVDGEKGPQADHLLPLAGQGAGQPGPSDGADGTVSWYDDDKGFGFIAPETGGPDVFVHARALPADLTGLDEGDRVTFDTVDSERGPQARDVRLVGGSPRRGAPARSNSPRPRSGPRRTSDGPARGGQGVVARYDADRGFGFITPDAGGADLFVHVSVLRDGETLYPGDRVRYQVRQSDRGPQADRVELL, from the coding sequence GTGACCGAAGGAACCGTGCGGTGGTTCGACGCCGACCGGGGGTTCGGCTTCATCGCCCTCGCAGAGGACGCCGAGGACCTCTACGTGCACGCGTCCGAGATCGTCGGCAACGACTCGACGAGGGTCCTGCGAGAGGGCCAGGTCGTGGAGTTCGAGATCGGCGAGGGTGACCGGGGCCCGCAGGCGCGCCGCGTCAGGGTCACGGCCGAGCAGCCCGCGGACGCCCCGCTGGGTCTGCTCGGCACGGTCTCCTGGTACGAGCCGAGCAAGGGATATGGCTTCGTGACCTCGGACGACGGCGGTGACGAGATCTTCCTGCACAGCTCGGCGATCGTGCCGGGCGGTCTGGTCTCCGAGGGCCAGCGGGTCGCCTTCCTCGTCGTCGACGGGGAGAAGGGGCCGCAGGCGGACCACCTGCTCCCCCTGGCAGGCCAGGGCGCCGGGCAGCCCGGACCCTCGGACGGGGCGGACGGCACCGTGTCCTGGTACGACGACGACAAGGGCTTCGGCTTCATCGCTCCCGAGACGGGCGGCCCCGACGTCTTCGTCCACGCCCGAGCACTGCCCGCCGACCTCACCGGTCTGGACGAGGGTGACCGGGTGACCTTCGACACCGTCGACAGCGAGAGGGGCCCGCAGGCTCGCGACGTGCGGCTCGTCGGTGGGTCGCCGCGTCGGGGCGCACCCGCGCGCTCGAACTCCCCGCGCCCCCGCTCGGGCCCGCGGCGGACGTCCGACGGCCCGGCCCGCGGCGGCCAGGGCGTGGTCGCTCGCTACGACGCGGACCGGGGCTTCGGCTTCATCACCCCGGACGCCGGAGGCGCGGACCTCTTCGTGCACGTCTCCGTCCTGCGCGACGGCGAGACGCTGTACCCGGGTGACCGGGTGCGCTACCAGGTGCGGCAGAGCGACCGAGGACCGCAGGCCGACCGGGTCGAGCTGCTCTAG
- a CDS encoding DUF6290 family protein, whose protein sequence is MREESELTKDDPYPTHTQGKRPNRSQVYSVRLSAEEQARVQSVADAKHLPASTLVRSWILERLDQESA, encoded by the coding sequence ATGCGTGAGGAGTCTGAGCTCACCAAGGACGACCCCTATCCGACGCACACCCAGGGCAAGCGGCCGAACCGGTCGCAGGTCTACTCCGTCCGACTGAGCGCAGAAGAGCAGGCCAGGGTCCAGAGCGTGGCCGACGCCAAGCACTTGCCCGCATCCACGCTCGTGCGCTCCTGGATCCTGGAGCGGCTGGACCAGGAGAGCGCCTGA